The following proteins are co-located in the Plasmodium brasilianum strain Bolivian I chromosome 11, whole genome shotgun sequence genome:
- a CDS encoding fam-l protein, giving the protein MKYNGTIEKKYICCNGKDIKRKNKQSNDCSQKSSAGNKCNTKNKSCIFETKKYPRLERKIFKELDYENFLKNNRTISDNIYKKIMCKKWGIRLSLPTTLFLLLSISLILDLFVGYGFVNKLIRLLNFIFPDKKWISTWHDWLWTSGLNWMGVRVLSNVSSNKKSSIISSVFANLIYLIPLIILGLTVILAVFYYHKKVKNYEKIKLRKI; this is encoded by the coding sequence atgaaatataatggaacgattgaaaaaaaatatatatgttgtaatggaaaagatattaaaagaaagaacAAACAATCAAATGACTGTTCACAAAAAAGTTCAGCAGGAAACAAATGCAACacgaaaaataaatcttgcATATTTGAAACCAAAAAATATCCTCGtttagaaagaaaaatattcaaagaacttgattatgagaattttcttaaaaacaaTAGAACAATCAGtgataatatttacaaaaaaataatgtgtaAAAAATGGGGTATAAGACTGTCTCTCCCCACAACTTTGTTCTTGTTGTTATCAATATCACTTATATTAGATTTATTTGTGGGTTACGGTTTTGTAAACAAGTTGATTAGGTtattgaattttatttttccagaTAAGAAGTGGATTAGTACTTGGCATGACTGGTTGTGGACTTCCGGTTTAAATTGGATGGGTGTAAGAGTTTTATCAAACGTTTCTAGTAATAAGAAATCCTCTATTATTTCAAGCGTTTTTGCtaatctaatatatttaatacctttaattatattaggtTTAACAGTTATATTAGCAGTTTTTTActaccataaaaaagttaaaaattatgaaaaaattaagttacgaaaaatataa
- a CDS encoding hypothetical protein (Plasmodium exported protein), with protein sequence MGKSNIIRKVDLRSYKLLALYVVYLKVVPNNKENKDVITNIEFSLDKEEFDKKCEVYKKSTYRGKFDKSYKKIVSKEYGLLMRVPAKLITWGLLSPLEV encoded by the exons atggGGAAGagtaatattattagaaAAGTAGATTTAAGAAGTTATAAATTACTAGCTCTat ATGTTGTATATCTAAAAGTAGTACCTAATAACAAAGAGAACAAGGATGTTATAACTAACATTGAATT TTCATTAGATAAGGAggaatttgataaaaaatgtgAAGTGTATAAAAAGTCAACATATAGAGGAAAATT TGATAAgagttacaaaaaaatagtatcAAAAGAATACGGATTACTAATGAGAGTACCTGCCAAATTAATCACATGGGGATTATTATCACCGTTAGAAGTTTAA
- a CDS encoding STP1 protein, translating into MLYLSLFALSYYSTQEFKSIKQYIQNKTRYLNNENKNKFRSVCLELADYLIRNKTAPLYRDKNKWEGTLKEYIKPYYKHLTKYGGCPVILYEKDKAILDLQYEVHDFCEKKNVDLKEISRLKKLYSNKCVSTWARKCNEYNVWINERQKFFKTKESLIKDCYQETQTKRGSKKSSCNILNPETFNTLDYCVTVRSNLEGQSAYEEGNSQKVHPNGNIEQTESQASTQKGAEVKHEQTQPETGVQLEQETHQEGISSPPDTPTTNDTSMRPEDAPPKASMLPQVEEKLPLGDTTSESKNDKDLKVKQVTNYPSVSSERLPNVVNSSVIHQPPNISGLFKKRKKIKRRQVKFLRIPLPSYSNIKKKFLTYDHLEHPIYDNEEIMKKIKIRDNSTKKNVNSSKLTKNRHKTIIEVHMEVLEEFRNKEWEFSKGEFLEICLEVFNKDDDKTYTNLENAESLLENTKCSSDIERKKILWNKWIERHRNISENLKKEVWFNNLKNEWKKEHNYIKESKKSKKNPSNKIQKVPFLEREKDIWRQWIIKNKVIIEQCLEHNSFNEFTELKNISEVYENEQNIINLTLINIKELQQRESFEELYRCIKENIVEKLCILVYMTILEECNNEENIENRKLYLDSSINDWKTEEYLDRKHEITENMTDINRDVLHNKKNNEIHNCARDYCLRKDIDEWIMEDNTIVNSISKENNELKSDQIEE; encoded by the exons ATGTTATACCTCA GCCTTTTTGCATTAAGTTATTATTCAACGCAAGAATTTAAAAGCATTAAgcaatatatacaaaataaaacaagatacttaaataatgaaaataaaaacaaatttaggAGTGTGTGCCTAGAATTGGCTGATTATCTAATAAGGAATAAAACTGCACCACTTTACAgagataaaaataagtgGGAAGGTACACTAAAGGAGTATATAAAACCTTACTATAAACATCTAACTAAATATGGAGGATGCCCTGtgattttatatgaaaaagataaagcTATTTTAGATTTACAATATGAAGTGCATGATTtctgtgaaaaaaaaaatgttgatCTGAAAGAAATATCTCGCttaaaaaaactatattcaaataaatgTGTTTCTACATGGGCAAGGAAATGTAACGAATATAATGTGTGGATTAATGAGAggcaaaaattttttaagacaAAAGAAAGCTTAATTAAAGATTGTTACCAAGAAACACAAACAAAAAGAGGAAGTAAAAAATCATCATGTAACATACTGAATCCTGAAACGTTTAATACACTTGATTATTGTGTAACTGTTCGTTCAAATCTAGAAGGCCAATCTGCATATGAAGAAGGAAATTCACAAAAAGTACATCCAAATGGAAATATAGAACAAACTGAATCTCAAGCTTCAACGCAAAAAGGCGCTGAAGTTAAACACGAACAAACACAACCTGAAACAGGAGTGCAACTCGAACAGGAAACTCATCAAGAAGGAATATCATCACCACCTGATACTCCAACGACTAACGATACCAGTATGAGACCTGAAGATGCACCACCAAAAGCATCAATGCTTCCTCAAGTTGAAGAAAAATTACCATTAGGTGACACTACATCAGAATctaaaaatgataaagacttaaaagtaaaacaagTTACTAATTATCCTTCTGTATCTTCTGAAAGATTACCTAATGTAGTAAATTCTTCTGTTATACATCAACCCCCTAATATTTCAG gactatttaaaaaaaggaaaaaaataaaaagaagacaAGTGAAATTCCTCAGAATACCACTACCTTCATATTCTAACATTAAAAAGAAGTTTCTAACATATGATCATTTAGAACACCCAATATATGATAATGaagaaattatgaaaaaaataaaaatacgtgATAATAGcacgaaaaaaaatgtaaattcaTCGAAACTAACAAAGAACAGGCATAAAACTATCATAGAAGTACATATGGAAGTACTTGAAGAATTTAGAAATAAAGAATGGGAATTCAGCAAAGGagaatttttagaaatatgtCTAGAAGTATTTAACAAAGATGATGATAAAACATATACTAATTTAGAAAATGCTGAATCATTATTGGAAAATACTAAATGTAGCAGTGAtattgaaagaaaaaaaattctgtggaataaatggatagaaagacatagaaatatttctgaaaatttgaaaaaagaagttTGGTTTAACAATCTCAAaaatgaatggaaaaaagaacacaactatataaaagaaagcaaaaaatcaaaaaaaaatccttcaaataaaattcaaaagGTTCCATTTCtggaaagagaaaaagatatatggaGACAGtggataataaaaaacaaagtaaTTATAGAACAATGCTTGGAACATAACTCATTTAACGAATTTACagaactaaaaaatatttcagaaGTATAcgaaaatgaacaaaatataattaatttaacactaataaatataaaggaatTACAACAAAGAGAGAGTTTTGAAGAATTATATAGAtgtataaaagaaaacatagTAGAAAAACTTTGTATACTTGTATATATGACGATATTAGAAGAATGTAATAATGAAGAGAATATAGAAAATAGGAAATTATATTTGGATAGTTCCATAAATGATTGGAAAACGGAAGAATATTTAGATAGGAAACATGAAATTACAGAAAATATGACTGACATTAATAGAGATGTTTtacacaataaaaaaaataatgaaattcaTAATTGTGCAAGAGATTATTGCTTAAGAAAAGACATAGATGAATGGATAATGGAAGATAATACAATCGTAAATTCCATATCcaaagaaaataatgaactAAAATCTGATCAAATAGAAGAATAA
- a CDS encoding STP1 protein — MDKRRLREGLYNWANSDEITYLKSYIQTEISSLNAKNNKKEFREKCLQVVDYLISQKYNVPSRSTEERWKEVLSFYLQLSYEAEDFCEGKTAWIQELNNYKRLNKNSIICNGDSLCMSKCNQYNVWIEERKKSFYQNSIFSEYKSKNIKSSKIKFPSNKNCKLLNTETFNQCECLLSDPSASENLPPKSESEHLQIQHEQSASHNQNPPQAQSPHLEKSNLEESVPQESPTKAEKSQIESIRPTKDANSEISTFSESESPKSKEHFTLEKQNQLVEGEFLASGIVSETTELSVSSLQTPYYTKPLIMIGPKENSNISYTTSVLISFLVIFLFVLFVKYALMRLFKKKKDIKRRQVKFFRLLIPSISNRKNKFLIDDHLEHITHDDKEIIKKIEINELNTKKNVNLLKQKKDRSKTIIEVHMEVLEKCRNEELEYKKLEYLEICLNEFTKKEYTIHSNLKNDEIIMEDIKTIEDTENKIFLWNKWVKRYRNLSQKLKKEEWFNNLKNEWKKEQVYAKKKKEIQKNLSDENQNFLYLEREKDIWKNWLPKKGAILEQYLEQKLFKELTEELQIMTNEYKNEQTRNNISLVNMMELQHIENYEELYKYIKKKLVPKLCILVFMMVFEECEKEEYIENRESYLDDTINECKTKKNSKKEQEIKENIIEINDFSENRINREIHRYT, encoded by the exons Atg GACAAAAGAAGATTGCGTGAAGGATTGTACAACTGGGCTAACTCAGATGAAATAACATATCTTAAAAGTTATATTCAAACTGAAATTAGTTCCTTAAATgcaaagaataataaaaaagaatttagaGAAAAATGTTTACAAGTGGTGGATTATTTAATAAGTCAAAAGTATAATGTTCCAAGTCGTTCAACAGAAGAGAGATGGAAAGAAGtactttcattttatttac aATTATCATATGAAGCAGAAGATTTTTGTGAAGGAAAAACTGCTTGGATACAAGAATTAAATAACTATAAAAGAttgaataaaaattcaattaTATGTAATGGTGATTCTCTATGTATGAGTAAGTGTAACCAATATAATGTGTGGATtgaagaaagaaagaaatctttttatcaaaatagCATCTTCAGCGAATACAAatccaaaaatataaaatcatcaaaaattaaatttccATCAAACAAAAATTGCAAACTGTTAAACACAGAAACATTTAATCAATGTGAATGCCTCCTCTCTGATCCATCGGCATCTGAGAACCTTCCTCCTAAATCAGAAAGTGAACATTTACAAATACAACATGAACAAAGTGCCTCTCACAATCAAAATCCCCCACAAGCACAATCTCCACATCTAGAAAAATCTAATCTTGAAGAATCAGTGCCACAAGAATCTCCTACTAAAGCTGAAAAGAGTCAAATTGAAAGTATACGACCTACAAAAGATGCTAATTCAGAAATATCTACATTTTCGGAATCTGAGAGTCCAAAATCAAAAGAACATTTTACattagaaaaacaaaatcaaCTAGTTGAAGGAGAATTCCTTGCTTCAGGAATCGTTTCGGAAACTACTGAATTATCAGTATCTTCCTTACAAACTCCTTACTATACTAAACCCCTTATAATGATAG GACCAAAAGAAAATTCAAATATCTCATACACAACATCTGTTTTAATCAGCTTCctagttatttttttatttgtactttttgttaaa TATGCACTAATGagactttttaaaaaaaagaaagatattAAAAGAAGACAAGTGAAATTTTTCAGATTACTAATACCTTCAATTTCtaatagaaaaaacaaatttttaatagatGATCATTTGGAACACATTACACATGATGacaaagaaattataaaaaaaatagaaataaatgaacttaatactaaaaaaaatgtaaacttGTTAAAGCAAAAAAAGGACAGATCAAAAACTATTATAGAAGTACATATGGAAGTACTGGAAAAATGTAGAAATGAAGAATTGGAATACAAAAAGCTagaatatttagaaatatgtttaaatgagtttacaaaaaaagaatatacaaTCCAttctaatttaaaaaatgatgaaataataatggaaGATATTAAAACTATAGAAGATActgaaaacaaaatttttctaTGGAATAAATGGGTAAAAAGATATAGAAATCTTTcacaaaaattgaaaaaagaagaatggtttaataacttaaaaaatgaatggaaaaaagaacaagtttacgcaaaaaaaaagaaagaaatacaaaaaaatctGTCAGATGAAAATcaaaattttctatatttagaaagagaaaaagatatatggaaaaattgGTTACCTAAAAAGGGTGCCATTTTAGAACAATATTTAGAACAAAAATTGTTTAAGGAATTGACAGAAGAATTACAAATTATGactaatgaatataaaaatgaacaaactagaaataatatatcccTAGTAAATATGATGGAACTGCAACACATAGAAAACTATGAagaattatacaaatatataaaaaaaaaattagtgcCAAAACTTTGTATACTCGTATTTATGATGGTATTTGAAGAATGTGAAAAGGAAGAGTACATAGAAAATAGGGAATCGTATTTGGATGATACCATAAATGAATgcaaaactaaaaaaaattcaaaaaaagaacaagaaattaaagaaaacaTAATTGAAATTAACGACTTCTCagaaaatagaataaatagaGAAATTCACCGTTATACATAG